The Desulfosporosinus acidiphilus SJ4 genome has a window encoding:
- a CDS encoding lipid II:glycine glycyltransferase FemX, whose product MLKVDKISVETYYSFISQADLGNFMQYPSWAKVKTEWTSDLLGWFTSDNKLAGCGLVLYRKMPYLNRYLAYCPRGPIIDWQSPNLKEWFEPFFAYLKSKHVFSVKIDPPVVQAKWYTPTIKKFLEQAREQGSSGKILRDLPPDEDHPTAKQVQQQLRQLGWQKQRGDTGFAASQPEYVYRLPLKGRSLDEVFACFHTNWRRNVKKADRLGVKVRIGTEQDLPAFYELLKVTSERDQFRVRSFSYFSNMYQSLKAEAADRITLYLAEDEEELLAATLAVHSNFHSWYLYGASSNVKREKAPNHAIQWRMIQNAYQLNSHTYDFRGISPTLDESDHLFGLLRFKLGFGGEACEMIGAWDYPLQPLLHRAFQLYLKRR is encoded by the coding sequence ATGTTGAAAGTTGACAAAATAAGTGTAGAAACCTATTATTCGTTTATTTCTCAAGCCGATTTAGGCAATTTTATGCAGTATCCTTCTTGGGCTAAGGTCAAAACCGAGTGGACCAGCGATTTATTGGGGTGGTTCACCTCGGACAACAAATTGGCAGGATGTGGTTTGGTTTTATACCGGAAAATGCCATACCTTAACCGGTACCTGGCTTATTGTCCCCGCGGCCCGATTATTGATTGGCAGAGCCCTAACCTCAAGGAATGGTTTGAACCTTTTTTTGCCTATTTGAAAAGCAAGCATGTTTTCAGTGTTAAAATCGACCCTCCTGTGGTACAGGCAAAATGGTATACTCCCACAATTAAAAAATTTTTAGAGCAAGCTCGCGAACAGGGCAGCTCTGGTAAAATTTTGCGTGATTTGCCACCTGACGAGGACCACCCAACTGCCAAACAGGTCCAACAACAATTACGGCAACTCGGTTGGCAGAAGCAGAGAGGGGATACGGGTTTCGCCGCGTCTCAACCCGAATATGTTTACCGCCTGCCCTTAAAGGGACGCAGCTTGGATGAGGTCTTCGCCTGTTTTCATACCAACTGGAGGCGCAACGTTAAAAAGGCTGATCGTTTAGGTGTCAAGGTCCGAATCGGGACAGAACAGGATTTGCCGGCTTTTTATGAGTTGCTGAAGGTAACATCAGAACGGGATCAATTCAGGGTGCGCAGTTTCTCCTACTTTTCTAATATGTACCAGTCATTAAAGGCCGAAGCAGCAGATCGGATTACTCTTTATCTGGCGGAAGACGAAGAGGAATTATTGGCTGCTACCTTAGCCGTGCATTCCAACTTTCACTCATGGTATCTTTACGGGGCAAGCAGCAATGTAAAACGGGAAAAGGCCCCTAATCATGCAATCCAGTGGCGTATGATTCAAAATGCCTATCAGCTTAATTCCCACACCTATGATTTTAGAGGCATCAGCCCCACCCTGGATGAATCTGACCACCTTTTTGGGTTGTTGCGATTTAAATTGGGCTTTGGAGGCGAGGCCTGTGAAATGATTGGTGCTTGGGACTATCCTCTGCAGCCTTTATTACACCGGGCTTTTCAGCTATATTTAAAGCGGCGATAG